One Pararge aegeria chromosome 1, ilParAegt1.1, whole genome shotgun sequence genomic region harbors:
- the LOC120625042 gene encoding uncharacterized protein LOC120625042 — protein MSGFVNKLSSVALCVLLFFCFRECTKGALKLDQKYYLVNEAYDVARSLFLKGRVSYDQLKNTSLHVVDTFLDLVHIMNTEMAKTLRGAVIKFYKIKYFHDFTNYVITLQEMIDITEHCLADPAERVARLRSDFRFLVHNFQDVRHFRTVDTCRLQLPDEVAAAHCILHQAVLFNETMQESLLSIVEIKTLQHARKMNSSLYEVQRCLNSFVPNFFEQLLVDAYTDKCRFLKVVNASTADLINDKWRSNKDILFSKKWTPLVELLKQRSTTSQSLLLTLLSANLTSNDIINTLYQ, from the exons ATGAGTggctttgtaaataaattaagcaGTGTGGcattatgtgtattattgtttttttgttttcgagAG TGTACAAAGGGGGCGCTCAAGTTAGACCAAAAGTACTACCTGGTCAACGAAGCGTACGACGTGGCAAGGAGTCTCTTCCTGAAAGGCCGCGTGAGCTACGACCAGCTCAAGAACACGTCCCTGCACGTCGTGGACACGTTCCTCGACCTGGTGCACATCATGAACACGGAGATGGCCAAGACGTTGCGCGGCGCGGTCATCAAGTTCTATAAGATCAAATATTTTCATGATTTCACTAATTATGTGATTACTTTGCAAGAG ATGATAGACATAACGGAGCACTGCCTGGCGGACCCGGCGGAGCGGGTGGCGCGGCTGCGCAGCGACTTCCGCTTCCTGGTGCACAACTTCCAGGACGTGCGGCACTTCCGCACCGTGGACACGTGCCGCCTCCAGTTGCCAGATGAGGTCGCCGCCGCGCACTGCATCCTGCACCAGGCGGTCCT CTTCAACGAAACAATGCAAGAGAGCCTGCTTTCGATAGTGGAGATCAAGACGCTCCAGCACGCTCGGAAGATGAACTCGTCGCTGTACGAAGTGCAGCGTTGCCTCAACTCCTTTGTGCCAAACTTCTTCGAACAACTGCTTGTGGACGCGTACACGG ATAAATGCCGATTTCTGAAAGTTGTAAATGCATCCACTGCCGATCTAATAAACGACAAATGGCGTAGCAATAaggatatattattttctaagaaATGGACCCCTTTGGTTGAACTCTTAAAACAAAG atcCACGACGTCGCAATCCTTGTTATTAACGTTGCTGTCAGCGAATTTAACATCTAACGATATTATAAACACATTATaccaatga
- the LOC120623406 gene encoding vacuolar protein sorting-associated protein 28 homolog, with the protein MQDTRPELYEEVKLYRNAREREKHDNMAELYAVVSTLQHLEKAYMRDCVRAQEYTAACSRLLVQYRVAFKQVQGDDFPTIESFVTKFRLDCPAALERIRENKPNLIKDDKGNTNKYIAEIVSLFITLMDKLRLEFRAMDMIQPELRDLRDTMDRLEMLPEDFEGKLKVQEWLDKLSEMSASDELSEAQVRQLVFDLESSYGAFNKFLHKD; encoded by the exons ATGCAAG ACACAAGGCCAGAACTGTACGAAGAAGTGAAACTTTACAGAAATGCCAGAGAACGTGAAAA GCATGACAATATGGCTGAGTTGTATGCTGTTGTCAGTACCCTCCAGCACCTGGAAAAAGCTTACATGAGAGACTGTGTGCGGGCACAGGAGTACACTGCAGCATGCAGTCGCCTGCTGGTCCAGTACCGAGTGGCCTTCAAGCAGGTGCAAGGGGATGACTTTCCTACTATTGAGTCCTTTGTTACCAAATTCAGG TTAGATTGCCCAGCAGCTTTGGAGAGGATACGCGAGAACAAGCCAAACCTTATCAAGGATGACAAAGGGAACACCAACAAATACATTGCTGAGATTGTTTCA CTCTTCATCACGCTGATGGACAAGTTGCGGCTGGAGTTCCGCGCCATGGACATGATCCAGCCCGAGCTGCGCGACCTTCGCGACACCATGGACCGCCTGGAGATGCTGCCCGAGGACTTCGAGGGCAAGCTGAAG GTGCAAGAGTGGCTGGACAAGCTGTCGGAGATGTCGGCGTCGGACGAGCTGAGCGAGGCGCAAGTGCGGCAGTTGGTGTTCGACCTGGAGTCCTCGTACGGCGCCTTCAACAAGTTCCTGCACAAGGACTGA